The stretch of DNA GTTCGTTGTTCGAGATCGACCGCTTTGACGAATTTCTTGAGAAACGGCACTAACGCGGTTTCACCGGATTCCGAACGAACTTCGAGCAAATGCGAAGCGGGATACTCCTGTACTTCGACGACAGTACCGCATATACGGCTTTGATCGTCGTAGACTGACATCCCGGTTAAATCGTCATTGTAAAAGAGCCATTTTCCCTTGAGCGGTTGTCGTTCTTCCACTTCCAAGAAAGCACCAACCAGACGTTCCGAGATTTCACGTTCGGAGACTTCGGTAAAC from bacterium encodes:
- the rimM gene encoding ribosome maturation factor RimM (Essential for efficient processing of 16S rRNA); the encoded protein is MSERITVGRIVRPHGLRGEVVVQSLSDAPHRWKTGERFFVSFDKIIPVTKALLASYPVLTLEKYQVRGETAFFTVKFTEVSEREISERLVGAFLEVEERQPLKGKWLFYNDDLTGMSVYDDQSRICGTVVEVQEYPASHLLEVRSESGETALVPFLKKFVKAVDLEQRTITLKLLPGLLPWMDD